The following coding sequences lie in one Arachis hypogaea cultivar Tifrunner chromosome 4, arahy.Tifrunner.gnm2.J5K5, whole genome shotgun sequence genomic window:
- the LOC112796802 gene encoding galacturonosyltransferase 8-like — MVKPRFQLPLIRIFSFKFTLLLSAVTITFCTLFTFCFLFTAIVYSSNQRQHSNFDGVVTNEFDSIRRSILALKNDPLKPRLDQIRKQADDHRSLALVYASYARKLKLENSKLVRIFAELSRNLTDLISEPQYRALLSNDAVLVDESVVRQFEKEVKERIKTTRQVIGEAKESFVIQLKIQKLKDTIFAVNEQLTKAKKQGAFSSLIAAKSIPKNLHCLTMRLMEERIAHPEKYSDEGKLTPPEVEDPNLYHYAIFSDNVVAASVVVNSATKNAKEPWKHVFHVVTDKMNLGAMQVMFKLKDYNGAHIEVKAVEDYKFLNSSYVPVLRQLESANLQRFYFENKLENATKDTTNMKFRNPKYLSILNHLRFYLPEMYPKLHRILFLDDDIVVQKDLTGLWKIDMDGKVNGAVETCFGSFHRYAQYMNFSHPLIKAKFNPKACAWAYGMNFFDLDAWRREKCTEEYHYWQNLNENRTLWKLGTLPPGLITYYSTTKPLDKSWHVLGLGYNPSISMEEINNAAVVHFNGNMKPWLDIAMTQFKPLWTKYVDYELDFVQACNFGI, encoded by the exons ATGGTGAAACCTAGATTTCAACTCCCACTGATCCGAATCTTTAGCTTCAAATTCACTCTATTGCTCTCTGCCGTTACCATCACCTTCTGCACTTTGTTCACTTTCTGTTTTCTCTTCACAGCCATTGTTTATTCCTCCAATCAGCGCCAACACTCG AATTTTGATGGTGTCGTCACAAACGAATTTGATTCAATTAGAAGGTCCATTTTGGCTCTTAAAAATGATCCACTCAAGCCTCGCTTGGATCAGATCCGTAAGCAAGCAGATGATCATCGGTCTCTGGCTCTGGTTTATGCATCTTATGCAAGGAAGCTCAAGCTCGAGAACTCAAAACTTGTCAGGATTTTTGCAGAATTGTCACGTAACTTGACAGATTTAATAAGCGAACCTCAGTATAGGGCTCTTCTAAGCAATGACGCAGTCCTTGTGGACGAATCAGTTGTTCGGCAGTTTGAGAAAGAAGTGAAGGAACGTATTAAAACCACACGTCAGGTGATTGGCGAAGCGAAGGAGTCATTTGTTATCCAGCTCAAGATTCAGAAGTTGAAGGATACAATTTTCGCTGTGAATGAGCAATTAACAAAGGCGAAGAAGCAAGGTGCCTTCTCGAGCTTGATCGCTGCGAAGTCAATTCCAAAGAACTTGCATTGTCTCACAATGAGGTTGATGGAAGAGCGGATCGCTCATCCTGAAAAGTACTCCGATGAAGGGAAGCTAACACCACCAGAAGTTGAAGATCCTAATCTGTACCATTATGCCATATTCTCTGATAATGTTGTTGCGGCATCTGTTGTGGTAAATTCAGCAACCAAAAATGCAAAGGAACCCTGGAAGCATGTGTTTCATGTTGTAACTGATAAGATGAATCTTGGAGCGATGCAAGTGATGTTTAAGCTGAAGGATTATAATGGTGCACATATTGAGGTAAAGGCAGTTGAGGATTACAAATTCCTGAATTCTTCCTATGTTCCAGTCCTTCGGCAATTGGAGTCTGCTAACCTTCAAAGATTTTACTTTGAGAACAAGCTTGAGAATGCTACAAAGGACACCACAAATATGAAGTTTAGGAATCCCAAATATTTATCAATCTTGAATCATTTGAGATTCTACTTACCAGAAATGTATCCAAAGCTTCACAGAATTTTATTTTTGGATGATGATATAGTTGTTCAAAAGGACCTCACTGGGTTATGGAAAATTGATATGGATGGCAAGGTGAATGGAGCTGTAGAAACATGCTTTGGATCATTCCATAGATATGCTCAGTACATGAATTTCTCGCATCCCTTGATCAAAGCAAAATTTAATCCAAAAGCTTGTGCTTGGGCTTATGGAatgaatttctttgatttggaCGCATGGAGAAGGGAAAAATGCACAGAAGAATATCATTATTGGCAGAAtctg AATGAGAACCGGACACTCTGGAAACTAGGGACATTGCCTCCTGGTCTAATCACGTATTACTCAACGACAAAGCCGCTGGATAAGTCATGGCATGTTTTAGGACTTGGGTATAACCCAAGTATTAGCATGGAAGAGATTAACAACGCAGCAGTGGTTCACTTCAATGGTAACATGAAGCCATGGCTTGACATTGCCATGACACAATTTAAGCCACTTTGGACAAAGTATGTTGActatgagttagattttgttcaGGCATGTAATTTTGGTATCTAA